One region of Sphingomonas abietis genomic DNA includes:
- a CDS encoding FliH/SctL family protein, with protein MSNPAFAGAQRVSVWTQPDASGPAPFVSWGQALRQAFEAPEDVMEIPEPEPEPEIDIEAIRAEAMAQGFAAGIEAGRREADAERQALHELAANLESLKTEPTLGLGMMIAATVERLLHQVVGEVEVCRETLMDRAQAAAALIGDETRPAILKLNPADLARLDGAELPVAAEADPTLAPGELRLETANGSIEDSPGLRLERLRASLDRIAAAR; from the coding sequence ATGTCTAATCCGGCTTTCGCGGGCGCGCAGCGCGTCTCCGTCTGGACCCAGCCCGATGCGAGCGGCCCGGCGCCCTTCGTCTCCTGGGGGCAGGCGCTGCGCCAGGCGTTCGAGGCGCCGGAGGACGTCATGGAGATTCCCGAGCCGGAACCCGAGCCCGAGATCGATATCGAGGCGATCCGTGCCGAGGCGATGGCGCAGGGCTTCGCCGCCGGCATCGAGGCAGGCCGCCGCGAGGCCGATGCGGAGCGTCAGGCTCTGCATGAACTCGCCGCCAATCTGGAATCGCTGAAGACCGAGCCGACGCTGGGCTTGGGCATGATGATCGCGGCGACGGTGGAGCGGCTGCTCCATCAGGTCGTCGGCGAAGTGGAGGTGTGCCGCGAGACGCTGATGGATCGCGCGCAGGCGGCCGCCGCGCTGATCGGCGACGAGACCCGGCCTGCCATCCTCAAGCTCAACCCCGCCGATCTCGCCCGCCTCGACGGCGCCGAGCTGCCGGTCGCGGCCGAGGCTGATCCGACGCTGGCGCCGGGCGAATTGCGGCTCGAAACCGCCAATGGCTCGATCGAGGACAGCCCCGGCCTGCGGCTCGAACGCCTGCGCGCGTCGCTCGACCGGATCGCGGCGGCGCGATGA
- the fliG gene encoding flagellar motor switch protein FliG yields the protein MPEIAPANAALAAPSGSSAAAILLMLLAEDEAAQVLGRLDPDEVQQLGTAMFEVADVSEDEVDEVLDQFVGRARERTTIGFAADGQIRNMMERALGAERAENMLARITPPTRSSSLDSLKWMDAKTIAQLVESEHPQIAAIVLAHLEAGIAADVLQLLDEDVQADVVYRVATLGTVSSEALDDLERLLLRQVNKAGASGSAPKRGGPNEAARIVNSTRTTTEQRVIRQLAKLDKNLARTIEDEMFVFDNLNALTEKDLGALLRSVDNELLIVALKGCDPNLRNKMFGCMSSRAAQSIQDEMAERGPMRLAEVQESQKAVLAIARKLAEAGTISLGGKGEDYV from the coding sequence ATGCCTGAGATCGCCCCCGCCAATGCCGCCCTTGCCGCGCCGTCGGGCTCCAGCGCCGCCGCGATCCTGCTGATGCTGCTGGCCGAGGACGAGGCGGCCCAGGTGCTGGGCCGGCTCGATCCCGACGAAGTGCAGCAGCTCGGCACCGCGATGTTCGAGGTCGCCGACGTCTCCGAGGATGAGGTGGACGAGGTGCTCGACCAGTTCGTCGGCCGGGCCCGCGAGCGCACCACCATCGGCTTCGCCGCCGACGGCCAGATCCGCAACATGATGGAGCGCGCGCTGGGCGCCGAGCGGGCCGAGAACATGCTCGCCCGGATCACCCCGCCAACGCGCTCCTCCTCGCTCGACTCGCTCAAGTGGATGGACGCCAAGACGATCGCCCAGCTGGTCGAGAGCGAGCATCCGCAGATCGCCGCGATCGTGCTCGCGCATCTCGAAGCCGGCATCGCCGCCGACGTGCTCCAGCTGCTCGACGAGGATGTGCAGGCGGACGTGGTCTACCGCGTCGCCACGCTCGGCACCGTGTCGTCCGAAGCGCTGGACGATCTCGAGCGGTTGCTGCTCCGCCAGGTCAACAAGGCCGGCGCATCGGGCTCGGCGCCCAAGCGCGGCGGACCCAACGAGGCGGCGCGGATCGTCAATTCGACGCGCACCACCACCGAGCAGCGCGTCATCCGCCAGCTCGCCAAGCTCGACAAGAATCTCGCCCGCACGATCGAGGACGAGATGTTCGTGTTCGACAACCTCAACGCGCTCACCGAAAAGGATCTCGGCGCGCTGCTCCGGTCGGTCGACAACGAGCTGCTCATCGTCGCGCTCAAGGGCTGCGACCCGAACCTGCGCAACAAGATGTTCGGCTGCATGTCGAGCCGCGCGGCCCAGTCCATCCAGGACGAGATGGCCGAGCGGGGGCCGATGCGCCTCGCCGAAGTGCAGGAAAGCCAGAAGGCGGTCCTCGCGATCGCGCGCAAGCTGGCGGAAGCCGGCACGATCAGCCTCGGGGGCAAGGGCGAAGATTATGTCTAA
- the fliF gene encoding flagellar basal-body MS-ring/collar protein FliF, with protein sequence MSEIAATPNELVPASRNLPAPLSALGKSDAFAKLTDIARQPAIAKAMPMLGLLGVLVAAAMAWAFLHTGPQRNLFSGLGDADKAAVVQALDTAGIKYTVDNDTGALTVPEESYYRAKMLLAQQGLPKAAPDGDTLISSLPMGASRAVEGARLQQAQEMDLARTIEAIDAVQSAKVHIAGDQPSVFLRDDQKAQASVMLTLNQGRSLSDSQVQAIIHLVASSVAGLTPDGVSVVDQAGRLLSAQNSDGQDATDRQVLIQQKVEDRYRQSLGSLLSPIVGDGNFTAEVHADMDFTEAASTTESYPKDGAMIATEQGQWTNDPTGGANAPATGIPGAISNTAPAPAKPAATANGQPTPAGPQAPGTAPGQAAAAAQAKTNETYNRSYQLGHQVSVTKNQVGTVHRLTVAVALRQPAGGKPLTAQQQQQIQDLVKGAVGFDQARGDSVSVSQQTFVAVDAAAAAAPKWYEGAWVMTMARNLTALAVAAIIVFGIGRPMLKRRATVVDQKIANKSKERAQVGKEIAAMLSTQQAEAAAASPAGAVTLDMIESAPGYAARAALIRNFVRQDPDRAALVVRDLIRADMPKAEAANA encoded by the coding sequence ATGAGCGAGATCGCAGCCACCCCCAACGAACTCGTTCCCGCCAGCCGGAACCTGCCGGCGCCGCTCAGCGCGCTCGGCAAGTCCGATGCGTTCGCGAAGCTCACCGACATCGCGCGCCAGCCGGCGATCGCCAAGGCGATGCCGATGCTCGGCCTGCTCGGCGTGCTGGTCGCCGCCGCGATGGCCTGGGCGTTCCTGCACACCGGCCCGCAGCGCAACCTCTTCTCCGGGCTCGGCGATGCCGACAAGGCGGCGGTGGTGCAGGCGCTCGACACTGCCGGGATCAAATACACCGTCGACAACGACACCGGCGCGCTGACCGTGCCGGAAGAAAGCTATTACCGCGCCAAGATGCTGCTCGCGCAGCAGGGCCTGCCCAAGGCGGCGCCCGATGGCGACACGCTGATCTCCAGCCTGCCGATGGGCGCCAGCCGCGCCGTCGAGGGGGCGCGCCTCCAGCAGGCGCAGGAGATGGACCTCGCCCGCACGATCGAGGCGATCGACGCGGTGCAGTCCGCCAAGGTCCACATCGCCGGCGACCAGCCGAGCGTGTTCCTGCGCGACGACCAGAAGGCGCAGGCCTCGGTCATGCTCACGCTCAACCAGGGTCGTTCGCTCAGCGACAGCCAGGTGCAGGCGATCATCCACCTCGTCGCCTCCTCGGTGGCCGGTCTGACGCCGGACGGCGTGTCGGTGGTCGATCAGGCGGGGCGCCTGCTCAGCGCGCAGAACAGCGACGGACAGGATGCGACCGATCGCCAGGTGCTGATCCAGCAGAAGGTCGAGGATCGCTATCGCCAGTCGCTCGGTTCGCTGCTCAGCCCGATCGTCGGCGACGGCAACTTCACCGCCGAGGTCCATGCCGACATGGACTTCACGGAGGCCGCCTCGACCACCGAGAGCTATCCCAAGGACGGCGCGATGATCGCGACCGAGCAGGGCCAGTGGACCAACGATCCGACCGGCGGCGCCAATGCGCCCGCCACCGGCATCCCCGGCGCGATCTCCAACACCGCACCGGCGCCGGCCAAGCCCGCCGCCACCGCCAACGGCCAGCCGACTCCGGCCGGCCCGCAGGCACCCGGCACGGCGCCGGGGCAGGCCGCCGCCGCGGCCCAGGCCAAGACCAACGAGACCTATAACCGCAGCTATCAGCTCGGCCATCAGGTGTCGGTCACCAAGAACCAGGTCGGCACCGTGCATCGCCTCACCGTTGCCGTGGCGCTGCGCCAGCCGGCCGGTGGCAAGCCGCTGACCGCGCAGCAGCAGCAGCAGATCCAGGATCTGGTGAAGGGCGCCGTCGGCTTCGACCAGGCCCGTGGCGACAGCGTCTCGGTCTCGCAGCAGACCTTCGTCGCGGTCGATGCCGCCGCCGCCGCCGCGCCGAAATGGTATGAAGGCGCCTGGGTGATGACGATGGCGCGCAATCTGACCGCGCTCGCCGTCGCCGCGATCATCGTGTTCGGCATCGGCCGCCCGATGCTCAAGCGCCGCGCCACCGTCGTCGACCAGAAGATCGCCAACAAGTCCAAGGAGCGCGCCCAGGTCGGCAAGGAGATCGCCGCCATGCTGAGCACCCAGCAGGCCGAGGCCGCCGCCGCTTCGCCGGCCGGCGCGGTGACGCTCGACATGATCGAGAGCGCACCGGGCTACGCCGCCCGCGCCGCGCTCATCCGCAACTTCGTCCGTCAGGATCCGGATCGCGCCGCGCTGGTCGTCCGCGATCTGATCCGCGCCGACATGCCCAAGGCCGAAGCCGCCAATGCCTGA
- the fliE gene encoding flagellar hook-basal body complex protein FliE, which translates to MTTITPTSLMALRNQILQQNSALQKAAATGPAAITPASIGGTGSATAATGATGTDFGATLKGVLQQVNGLQSQAEDVSNSYERGETTDIASVMLARQKASVGFQATLQVRNKLLSAYKDIMSMSV; encoded by the coding sequence ATGACCACGATCACCCCGACCAGCCTGATGGCGCTGAGGAACCAGATCCTCCAGCAGAATTCGGCGCTCCAGAAGGCGGCCGCCACCGGCCCCGCCGCGATCACCCCGGCCTCGATCGGCGGCACGGGTTCGGCGACCGCGGCAACGGGCGCCACGGGCACCGATTTCGGCGCGACGCTGAAGGGCGTGCTCCAGCAGGTCAACGGCCTCCAGTCGCAGGCCGAGGACGTGTCGAACAGCTACGAGCGTGGCGAGACCACCGACATCGCGTCGGTGATGCTGGCCCGCCAGAAGGCCTCGGTTGGTTTCCAGGCGACCCTGCAAGTCCGCAATAAACTCCTGTCCGCCTATAAGGACATCATGAGCATGTCGGTGTAA
- a CDS encoding sigma-54 interaction domain-containing protein, whose product MKQIGLSARAMQENPALGAWLAGVGIAVRPIDIAVNPARDEIRILAADEISRATVRDILIESGENVAPSLILSSKGMPARIRFGFDDMAFGLAMIAELVRPVVRPAVGEPESAIYLKLAEKVACSDATVLVLGETGTGKEGIARFIHAASPRAAKPFVAVNCAALPDTMLEAILFGHAKGAFTGAAGASEGLFRAAEGGTLLLDEIAEMPIVLQAKLLRAIQEREVLPVGATQPVKIDVRIIAAANRELATEVAEGRFRADLYWRLNVMPLALKPLKARRLDIRAITAALILRHTREGESVAWPTANALDRLMAHDWPGNVRELDNVIQRALLLRMGDRIEADDLAIEVMAQVVPQLSVVAAVAPSTVAPASIAPAAGNLAAVARASEAEAIRVALDEAGGKRLLAAARLGISERTLRYRLAEMRERQAA is encoded by the coding sequence ATGAAGCAGATCGGCCTCAGTGCCCGCGCAATGCAGGAAAATCCGGCCCTCGGGGCCTGGTTGGCCGGTGTGGGAATCGCGGTGCGGCCGATCGACATCGCGGTTAACCCGGCGCGCGACGAGATCAGGATTCTGGCGGCGGACGAGATTTCGCGTGCCACCGTCCGCGATATCCTGATCGAGAGCGGCGAAAATGTCGCTCCGAGCCTTATACTTTCGTCTAAGGGAATGCCCGCGCGCATCCGCTTCGGTTTCGACGACATGGCGTTCGGCCTGGCGATGATTGCCGAACTGGTCCGCCCCGTCGTTCGCCCAGCCGTCGGGGAACCGGAAAGCGCGATCTACCTGAAATTGGCAGAGAAAGTGGCTTGCTCCGATGCCACCGTGCTCGTCCTCGGCGAGACCGGCACCGGCAAGGAGGGCATCGCCCGTTTCATCCACGCCGCGTCGCCCCGTGCCGCCAAGCCCTTCGTCGCCGTCAACTGCGCGGCGCTCCCCGATACCATGCTCGAGGCGATCCTGTTCGGCCACGCCAAGGGCGCCTTCACTGGCGCTGCCGGCGCCTCCGAAGGCCTGTTCCGCGCGGCCGAGGGCGGCACGCTGCTGCTCGACGAGATCGCCGAGATGCCGATCGTGCTCCAGGCCAAGCTGCTGCGCGCCATCCAGGAGCGCGAAGTGCTCCCGGTCGGCGCTACCCAGCCGGTCAAGATCGACGTCCGCATCATCGCCGCCGCCAACCGCGAGCTGGCGACCGAAGTGGCCGAGGGCCGCTTCCGCGCCGATCTCTACTGGCGTCTCAACGTCATGCCGCTGGCGCTCAAGCCGCTGAAGGCCCGCCGCCTCGATATCCGCGCGATTACCGCTGCGCTGATCCTGCGCCACACCCGCGAGGGCGAGAGCGTCGCCTGGCCGACCGCCAACGCGCTCGACCGGCTGATGGCGCATGACTGGCCGGGCAATGTCCGCGAACTCGACAACGTCATCCAGCGCGCGCTGCTGCTGCGCATGGGCGACCGCATCGAGGCCGACGATCTCGCCATCGAGGTGATGGCGCAAGTCGTGCCGCAGCTGTCGGTGGTGGCCGCCGTCGCACCGAGCACCGTCGCACCGGCCTCCATCGCGCCGGCCGCCGGCAACCTCGCCGCAGTCGCCCGCGCGTCCGAAGCCGAGGCGATCCGCGTCGCGCTGGACGAGGCGGGCGGCAAGCGCCTGCTCGCCGCCGCCCGGCTCGGCATTTCCGAGCGTACCCTTCGCTACCGCCTCGCAGAAATGCGTGAGCGGCAGGCGGCCTGA
- a CDS encoding flagellin N-terminal helical domain-containing protein — MTVIASNTAALRAQNGSRMANNALNTAMARLSSGNRINSASDDAAGLAISNTMQSQINGMNQGIRNSNDGISLAQTADGSLDEVTSMLQRIRELAVQSASGTYSSDDRDNMQTEVTQLTQQIGSIVNTTQFNGVNVFGTSGAGGTTTIQTGANAADTVDIVISGSLASLSSLTVTITGTDGTTANSALSTIDGYVKTVNSVRAGLGASESQLNSAVNNMTNDVTNLTDAKSRISDADFSTETTNLAKAQILSQASTAMLAQANQSQQGVLKLLQ, encoded by the coding sequence ATGACCGTTATCGCTTCCAACACTGCCGCCCTCCGCGCCCAGAACGGCTCGCGCATGGCGAACAACGCCCTGAACACGGCGATGGCTCGCCTGTCCTCGGGCAATCGCATCAACTCGGCTTCGGACGACGCCGCCGGCCTCGCGATCTCGAACACCATGCAGTCGCAGATCAACGGCATGAACCAGGGCATCCGCAACTCCAACGACGGCATCTCGCTGGCCCAGACCGCTGATGGCTCGCTGGACGAAGTGACCAGCATGCTCCAGCGCATCCGCGAACTGGCCGTCCAGTCCGCCTCGGGCACCTACAGCAGCGACGACCGCGACAACATGCAGACCGAGGTGACCCAGCTCACCCAGCAGATCGGCTCGATCGTCAACACCACCCAGTTCAACGGCGTGAACGTGTTCGGCACCAGCGGCGCCGGCGGCACCACCACGATCCAGACCGGCGCCAACGCGGCCGACACGGTCGACATCGTGATCTCGGGCTCGCTCGCTTCGCTGAGCAGCCTGACCGTGACGATCACCGGCACCGACGGCACGACCGCCAACAGCGCGCTGTCCACGATCGACGGTTATGTGAAGACGGTGAACTCGGTTCGTGCCGGCCTCGGCGCTTCTGAAAGCCAGCTGAACTCCGCGGTCAACAACATGACCAACGACGTCACCAACCTCACGGACGCCAAGTCGCGCATCTCGGACGCGGACTTCTCGACCGAGACGACCAACCTCGCCAAGGCCCAGATCCTCAGCCAGGCGTCGACCGCCATGCTCGCCCAGGCGAACCAGTCGCAGC